In the genome of Bacteroidia bacterium, the window ATTTTTGTTCTGAAAATGTTATTCCTTCTGCCGCAACACGACGCCTAAAGGTTGTTGCGCTTCATTTTCATAAATAATGGGATTTTTAGTTTTAGGTAATATGTTTAACGACAAAGAAATATCAATGGCAGTAAGTGCTTCCAAAACAATTATTTTTTTCATACATTGATTATCTCCTTTACAAGGCGGCGTTACAAACTCGTGCACACATGGACTGCAATACACGTTTTTGTACAATGCAATGCAATTTTCTGAATTCCCATAATGTATCGGAGAGCAAGGACCAAAAAGCGCCACCGTCTTTTTTTTGAGCGCAAAAGCAAGGTGCATCGGACCTGTATCATTGGTAAAAAGCAAAGCAGATTTCTGTATCAAAACGATTAATTCTAAAAGTGTTAACCTGCCGGAAGTATCAATAAAATTATTATTTCCAGAAAAACTTTCTGAAATCGTTTTCACATATTCTTGCTCTTTTTTATTTCCAATAAGTACAATTTTAAATTCTTTTTTTTCTGATAAAAGATATTGGATTACGGCGATAAAATTTTCTTTTGCCCAACGTCTTTCCAAACGTAATTCCGATGCATTTGGGTTAATAACGATATATGAATTTTCTTTTAAATCAAATGCTGTCAGCGTTTTTTCAGCACTATCTTTTTCATCATCCGAAAGTAGAGGCGCCAATAAATCGTGCGTCAAATCGGAGCAACCAAGCAATCGCGCAAACTGTAAATACACTTCCGAAACGGGCGCTTGCAAATTAAAATACATCATGTGAGTGTACATTCCCATGCGGTAATTTTTATCGCTTTTAAAAAAACCAAAACGATTGGTAGCAAGGCTACAAGTAGTGATAATACTACTAAAGTTGGAATAAATTTCTAAATCAATGTATAATTCTACTTTTCGTTTCCACAGTTTTCGAAGCACTGAAAAGGTAGAAAAAATAAGTGAAGAGATTTTTTTTTCCGACAATACAATTACTTCGTCCACTACAGGAAAATGTTGCAATAAGAAAAGATTTTCCTCGCTCGTTACAAAAATCATTTTGCTGTTCGGGAAATTTTTTTTCAAGGTCTGCAAAAGTGGAGTGGCTTGTAAAATGCTTCCTAATCCTAAAAACTTTGCAACCGCAATCGTTTTGTAATCGCGTGCTACGCGATGATTTATGCGTAAAATAAATCCTAAAATGCGTGCCGAAAAATTTAAAAAATAAGCAATCGGCAAACCCAATAAACGATCAATTCGTATTTTTCGATTTACATTCATACCTATTAATCTCCTTTTAAAAGACTTATTCTTTCAATTTTAATTTGGCTCGAATCTAAATCCAAAGCTCCAATTTTTATCCAATTATTTTTTATTGAATACCAATTGTATTGTGTGCTCACTCGTATCGCAAATTTATTGTTTCTATTCGTTCCAGAAGGAATCTCAAATAAAAATGCGCCAGAGGTACTATTGTTTTTTCCATACGTTAACCGCATTGTAATTGTTTTTTTGAGATCCGAATTCATTTTGATAAAAATATAATTTCCTTCTGAACGATTTACCTTTTCAGGAAGATTACATTCTATCATGTTGTTTTTTACAATTATTTTTTCTTGTGAAAGCAAATCAATAATTTTATTTTTTGATTCGAGCGAAGGATCCGAATTTGCCCAAATAGATGGTAATTGCTGCAAATTATACGTTTGCATTTGTTGCGAATAAAAATCTGGAATGTTCGGTGCAGAAAGAACAGAAGCTGAAAAAATATTTTTTGCAGGAAAAAATAGTTTCGAGTAAGATACCGAATCTAATATGAAAAAGCGCGTTTTATTGAGCGAATCCACGTACACACATTTTATTCTTTCTTTGAAATTTTTATTTTCATTGGAATAAGAATAGCGCAAACAAGAATCTTCTGCAAAAAGAGTATCGTATTTTATTTTGAATAAATATTTAGTGTTTGAAAAATTATTTTTTTGAACAGTAAAATAGATACTATCCGATTTCATTAAAGATTCAATACCTCTAAAGAACAAAGTATCCGTCAGGTTTTTCAAATCAGTATCCGAAATTTTTTTCCAAACGCAATGATTTTGAATGATAATATATGGGGCGTAATGTTGGAAAAAATATTCTGCCATTCTGTAATGCCTCACCGCATTTGGTACGTCATCCACGTGATCCCAAAAGGATTCTGAAAAATTAGAATAAACTAAAAGAGGTGTATCATATTTTTTTAAATTGCTCAAAAAATTATTTTGCAAATAATCATTTTGAAGCGAAAGCGTGTTTTGATTAAAAACTCCGGGAGTTTCTTTTTCAGTATAGAAATACAACATCGGCGAATTAGAGAAATCAATAAATGTTTGATTTTTTTTCAAATTTTTATCGATGTAATTTTTGAAGTCTGCGAAAATTATTTTTTTGAAATCGTTGCTCATCGGACAACGATCAATGGTTTTCGCAACAGGTTTTAATTCCTGAATCGTGTCGTATTTTTGAATCATTTCCGAAAAGGGAGAATCGAAATTTTTCGCTGGCAGCGTAGGAAAATTGTAATTTAAAATAAGGAAACACGCAGTTCCCGTAAAAAGTAAAAATTTAAATATAGAAGATCTCTTTTGAAAAAAAAGAAACGTAGTTCCACTAAAAATATAAAATATAAAAGAAGAAAGTAGATAGTCTTTTCCTTCTATAAAGCTGTGCCGTACCAAGCCGCGTTGAAAATTTACGAAATATAAAATCGTTAAAAAAATCAATGCGTAAACAATAATTTTTGTATGTTTTTCGGAACAATAATGTTGGAACTTTAGGATTAAATATCCCAGCAAAATCAAACCTAAAAACGGGAATATAAAATACTGCATTTTATACGAAGAAAGCGATACATCTCCCATACTAATTGTTCCGTAAGACTGAGAAGAAGAAAAATAATTTAAAATAGTAGATATGCTTTCTCCTAAATTTATTTTCCGAAAAAGCAGTAAAAACACGATTAATAAAACTCCGCCGATAGCGATTAAAAAGCTCTTCCAAAAAATTATTTTTTCGAACGCTGATTTTTTTTCTACAAAAATGTGAAGCAAAAAAACACCTCCAATTGTCCACAAAGCAGCGTATCCTAAGTCTATTTGCCAAATTAAAAGAAACGCAATAATTGTAAGTAAGCCAAGATATTTTTGAATCGTAGCGGGAGTATCTATTGCCTTTATGAAAACGAAAAAGGCAAGCAAACACAATATAAAATGTCCAGGAAAAAGCTGCGAAGAAAGCGGAAAAAATAAGGCGAAAAAGAGCGCTACAAAAGCATTCCCTGTAAAATACAATACAAAATAATAGATAATTAAAATGCTTGCACTTAATAAAATAAAATCGTAAATAATAAATGCTTGTCCGCTATAACCGTTGATAAACGTATACAACAAGCCTGAAAAAATTTCGGAAAACATGTGTGAATTAAATTTTTGAATAACTGGAATAGTACCAAAACGCACCATTTCCATAATTGGAAGCGTACGATTGGCAAGCTCAAACATTTCCGAGGATGGCTTCGCAAAAGGCTGATAAACAAGGAACGTTGCCAAAGAAAGAATACTGAACGGAAAATAAATTTTCGAAAGTAATTGTTTAAAATCAAGCGTACTTAATTTTATTTTTCGTGGAAATAAATAGCTTCTAAAAAGGATCCAAATCGTTAAAAAAAAGAGTGCTAAAAAATAAATTTTCTTCGACGTGAAATAGAAAATATCTTTGTTATTGAGAATTAAATAAATTTCATTTTTCAAAACTGAAAAAAGCGGAATGATGGCTATTGGAGCGAATACCCAAAGCACTTTAAAAATTATTTTTTCGGAACGATTTCTAAATAAAAGACTCCAAAATAGTGTTGTAAAAAACCCACAAACACAAAATAATTGTAGGAAGTTTAATTTGATTCCAAGCGTTAATAAAAGATTTATCTCTTTGAAAAAAAAGATTTCCGAAATGGAAATACACATCAATGCCGCAAAAATAGATATCGAAAAAAGCTTGTCTGAAAAATTATTTTTCAGCACAATGAAAAATATCCAAAAGGCTTGGATAAAGATGATAATCGCGATTAAAGAATCGGTATTTTCTCCGTATAATTTAAAGAATAAAAAAAACAATCCAACCAAAGAAGTTGCGTTAAATACTTGCATTTCATTGTGCAAATACGCCATTCGTCTTCTGTATAAAACGTACAAAAACAAACTAATTCCCGCTGATATGGCAACAATTAAAAAAAGACTTTGGTAAAAAACGAGGATGCGTTGGTGAATGTCAAAGCCTTGCAGTGTGGCAATTCCAATCATTCTCCCGGAGAAGGATGTAAGTGAAAAATTTGTTTTTGTAATAAACTGAAAAATAAATTTCGTCGCGTAAAACAAGCAAACGAAAACGAAAGAACGATAATGAGCTGAAATAAATTGAAAATATTTTTTTATAGAAGCCATTTCATTTCCGAGTAAAAACAGGTGTCCGAAAAATTATTTTTTTAATCGATTATTTGATAAATCGGTCCTTCTCTTTTTACTAACTTTTTTTCTTCTAATGCATTCATCATTTTTTGTAATTGATTTTTGGAAATACCGGTACTTTCGCTCATACTGGCGAGCGTTGCCGAACTTTGTTTTTTTAATTCTTCCAAAATTTTCTCCTCTTCTGGCTTTAATTCTATTGTTACTTTTTTTATAGTTTCCGGACGCATTTGCGGAAAAAATAATACATCTTGAATGGATGGAGAATTAGTCATAATCATCGCCAAACGATCGATTCCCATTCCCATTCCAGATGTAGGTGGCATGCCGTATTCCAAGGCGCGTAAAAAATCTTGGTCGATAAACATTGCTTCGTCGTCGCCTTTTGCTGCGAGTTTCATTTGTTCTTCAAAACGCGCGCGCTGATCAATTGGATCGTTTAATTCGGAATACGCATTACACAATTCTTTTCCGTTTACCATTAACTCGAAACGCTCTACCAGTCCAGGTTTACTACGGTGTTTTTTAGTAAGCGGCGACATTTCTTCTGGATAATCTGTAATAAAAGTAGGCTGTATATAATGGTGTTCGCATTTTGCTCCAAAAATTTCATCAATTAATTTTCCTTTGCCCATCGATGGTTCCGTGTGGATGTCGAGTTTCGTACACGCTTCGCGCAATTGCGTTTCGTCCATCGCAGAAATATCAATTCCGGTATATTCTTTAATCGAATCGTACATGGTGATGCGTTTAAACGGACGCTGAAAATCAATTTCTTTTTCGCCCACTTTAACTTTTGTTTTTCCGTGTAAATCGAGCGCCACTTTCTCAATCATTTCTTCCGTAAAATCCATCATCCAGAAATAATCTTTGTAAGCCACGTAAATTTCCATCACCGTAAATTCGGGATTGTGCGTGCGATCCATTCCTTCGTTACGGAAATCTTTTGCAAATTCATACACGCCATCAAATCCGCCAACAATCAGTCTTTTGAGATACAATTCATTCGCGATACGCAAATACAGCGGCATATCTAAGGCATTGTGATGCGTTTTAAAAGGGCGAGCAGCTGCACCGCCCGGAATGGCTTGCAAAATGGGCGTTTCCACTTCTAAATATCCTTTTGCATTAAATGTGTCGCGCAACGATTGTGTGATTTTCGTACGCTTGATAAACGTTTCTTTTACATCTTGGTTCACGATTAGATCCACGTAACGCTGACGGTAGCGCATTTCCGGATCAGTAAACGCATCATGCACATTTCCTTCGCTGTCTGTTTTTACGATGGGAAGTGGGCGCAGCGATTTACTCAATACTTTAAGCGACGTAACATGAATGGAAATTTCGCCCACTTGCGTCGTAAATACATATCCCGAAACACCAATGATATCGCCAATATCCAAGAGTTTCTTAAATACAGTATTATACAAAGTCGTGTCTTCTCCGCTACAAATTTCGTCGCGTTTCACGTAAATCTGAATACGTCCTGTGGCATCTTGCAATTCTGCGAAAGCGGCGTTGCCCATAATACGGCGCGACATCAAGCGTCCTGCCAACGAAATATTTTTATAATTCAGTTTATCGCGTTCATAATTTTGATGAATATCTTGCGCGGAAGCATTGATTTCAAAGAGTTCTGCGGGATACGGATTGATTCCGAGTGTAATTAATTCTTGTAAAGATTGTCTTCTAAGGACTTCTTGTTCCGATAATTCCATAAATAAAATTTTAGCAAATATATAAAATCAAGCAGAACAACTGTTTCTGCTTCAGTTTCTGTTTTCTGTCTTGTCGCTTTTCTTGAAATCAATCAATTCTCCTCCTGCATCTTTTATCAAGCGCAGCGACCATCGCGTAATAATAAATGCGCTGATAATTCCACTCATTGCATCAAAAAAGAAAAGATGATATAGCAAACCCAATGTTAACGCAATGATGGCGCCTAAGCCAGAAACAGCATCTGCTAAAATATGGATGTATGCCGCGCGAATATTGTGATCGCTTTGCGATTTATCGTGATGTAAAAAAAACGTACAAATAACATTTACAATCAATCCAATACTCTCGACGAATAAAGCTTCGCTAAAATTAATTGGCAATGGATTTAGTAAACGACTTGCCGATTCAATTGCCATAATAATGGCAACCGCCAACAAAGCGATAGCACTGGTAAATCCAGAAAGTGCAAGCAGCTTTTCTTGTTTGAAAAAATATTTTTTTGAAGCTGTATTTCTTCTCGAAACGACATAAACTATCCACGTTAAGCCCATCGCAAAAACGTGCGAAGCCATGTGCCAGCCGTCTGCCAGCAAAGCCATCGAACGACTGTGATGCCCGTACCAAATTTCGGCAACCATCGTAATTGCTGTAATGACCACGACCACGCGCATTCTGCGCTCATTGGTGTAATGCGGAAAGTGCCACTGATTTTTAAAAGCCTTTTTTTGAAGCGATTCCGACATGATTGTAAATCCTTTTTTTAAATCTGAACACAAAATTAAATTCTTATTTGGAAATAGGCGGAATTAAAAATAAGTCTTCAAAAAACAGGTATAGCAATACTCTTTTTGATTTTCATTTTTGGTAAAACTTCTGCACACAAAACAAGTGCAGGAGAAAGTGCTGCTTATTAAATGTAATTGGCGCTCTCTACTCAATAACCGTATCTGCATTGAAATAATTGACTCTACAAGTCTATCGGACGACTCTTTGGGTCTGGAAATTGACTCTCACACTCCAGGGGACGACTCTTTGGGTCTGGAATTTAACTCTCACACTCCTGCGGAGGGTCTATTCATGGAACTGTGGGGTCTGTTCAGAGAACTGTGTCAAATTAGATTTTCTGAAATGATTCCGAAAGATGTTTGCTTTCCATTTCCGATTGGATTACATTTACCAAGCTAAATTCATACTCGTGAAAAAAATAATTTTTCAAGCCTCATTAATTGCTTTCCTTTTTCCGAGCATACATTCCATTCAAGCGCAAAACAAAACAGGTTCTAAAAATTGGACAAAAAATCCGTTTGAAGAAAAAGTTTTTGTTGAAAATAAAACTCAATTTGACGGACAAGATAAATTACCAAACAGTGCTATTTTATTTGGCGTTCGCAACGATGGCGTTCAAATTTATTTTATCCAGAAAGGTTTAACTTATCGCCACGATGAATTTGTGCCGATGAGCGAAGCTGAAAAGGATAAAGCCGAAAAGGAGGCTGCAAAATCAGGTAGAAAAATGGATGCGGATATGATGCGCAAAAGAAAAACAGATTGCATCAGTATGCAATGGGAAAACGCGAATCCGAATGTTCAAATTTTTAGCGAGGATGAAGTAAGCAATTATTTTACCTATCCCGACTTGCGCGATAAATCAGGCAAAACAACTATTAAAGCATTTGCTTACAAAAAAATAATTTACAAAAATTTATATCCGAATATTGATGTGGAATATTCCTTTCCCGAAAATAAAATAGGAATAAAATACACGATTATTTTGCATCCTGGAGCGGATGTTTCTCAAGTAAAAATGAAATATTCCGAAAACGGAAAAATAAATTTGGATGCAAGTGGAAACGCAGACATAAATTCAAACTTTGGAAATATAATTGACCACGCGCCTAAAACATACTACGAAAACGGAAATGTTATTTCTTCCAAATTTACTACCACACAAAATACCGTTTCATTTGCTTTGCAAAATTACGATCATGCACAAACTGTTATTATTGATCCTTGGGTAACAGTGCCAGGTTACACAACAGGAAGTCCTTATGATGTAGATGCTGATTTGGCGGGCAATGTATATATTTACGGAGATGGCTACCCTCATATAGAAGTAAAACTAAACAATCTCGGGACTATTTTATGGACTTATACCGCATTAGCTATTGATTCTTTTGGTTTTTATGGGGGTTTTGCAGTGGACGAACACAGCCAAAATTCTTATTTAGTTGAAGGTTTTGGCAGTTTTTATGGTGCAAAAATTATAAAAATAAATCCCTTTGGATTTCAATTGGCAATTTCTGTAGGAAATATTAATTTAGA includes:
- a CDS encoding glycosyltransferase family 9 protein — encoded protein: MNVNRKIRIDRLLGLPIAYFLNFSARILGFILRINHRVARDYKTIAVAKFLGLGSILQATPLLQTLKKNFPNSKMIFVTSEENLFLLQHFPVVDEVIVLSEKKISSLIFSTFSVLRKLWKRKVELYIDLEIYSNFSSIITTCSLATNRFGFFKSDKNYRMGMYTHMMYFNLQAPVSEVYLQFARLLGCSDLTHDLLAPLLSDDEKDSAEKTLTAFDLKENSYIVINPNASELRLERRWAKENFIAVIQYLLSEKKEFKIVLIGNKKEQEYVKTISESFSGNNNFIDTSGRLTLLELIVLIQKSALLFTNDTGPMHLAFALKKKTVALFGPCSPIHYGNSENCIALYKNVYCSPCVHEFVTPPCKGDNQCMKKIIVLEALTAIDISLSLNILPKTKNPIIYENEAQQPLGVVLRQKE
- the lysS gene encoding lysine--tRNA ligase, producing the protein MELSEQEVLRRQSLQELITLGINPYPAELFEINASAQDIHQNYERDKLNYKNISLAGRLMSRRIMGNAAFAELQDATGRIQIYVKRDEICSGEDTTLYNTVFKKLLDIGDIIGVSGYVFTTQVGEISIHVTSLKVLSKSLRPLPIVKTDSEGNVHDAFTDPEMRYRQRYVDLIVNQDVKETFIKRTKITQSLRDTFNAKGYLEVETPILQAIPGGAAARPFKTHHNALDMPLYLRIANELYLKRLIVGGFDGVYEFAKDFRNEGMDRTHNPEFTVMEIYVAYKDYFWMMDFTEEMIEKVALDLHGKTKVKVGEKEIDFQRPFKRITMYDSIKEYTGIDISAMDETQLREACTKLDIHTEPSMGKGKLIDEIFGAKCEHHYIQPTFITDYPEEMSPLTKKHRSKPGLVERFELMVNGKELCNAYSELNDPIDQRARFEEQMKLAAKGDDEAMFIDQDFLRALEYGMPPTSGMGMGIDRLAMIMTNSPSIQDVLFFPQMRPETIKKVTIELKPEEEKILEELKKQSSATLASMSESTGISKNQLQKMMNALEEKKLVKREGPIYQIID
- a CDS encoding gliding motility-associated C-terminal domain-containing protein, with translation MKKIIFQASLIAFLFPSIHSIQAQNKTGSKNWTKNPFEEKVFVENKTQFDGQDKLPNSAILFGVRNDGVQIYFIQKGLTYRHDEFVPMSEAEKDKAEKEAAKSGRKMDADMMRKRKTDCISMQWENANPNVQIFSEDEVSNYFTYPDLRDKSGKTTIKAFAYKKIIYKNLYPNIDVEYSFPENKIGIKYTIILHPGADVSQVKMKYSENGKINLDASGNADINSNFGNIIDHAPKTYYENGNVISSKFTTTQNTVSFALQNYDHAQTVIIDPWVTVPGYTTGSPYDVDADLAGNVYIYGDGYPHIEVKLNNLGTILWTYTALAIDSFGFYGGFAVDEHSQNSYLVEGFGSFYGAKIIKINPFGFQLAISVGNINLEEMWRIVFNNTTRTGVIGTGFGYEACVLDTTLSNVTPINVLEGTNTADDICLLAQDNNNNCYMADAYNTVDSASNNFLFKSKIPTILPISYEVSDGYKFKEIQSISYTERNGLGMFFNANGFNGMAVNNNYLYTYDGAILKKWNAPTGVLLGSVAVEDSSFKWGGLQVDSCNDIFVGAMNSVKQYDVNLNLINTIATTDTVYDLKLGTNNLLYACGKGFVQSIQLDSLCGSEPTSPPIVPTLQSSLIIPNVFSPNGDGKNDVFKVQSIGISTFDAKIFDRWGIQLFEWTNPNIGWNGETKTGNAPDGTYYYLINATGIDGKKYLEKGFVTLIR
- a CDS encoding cation diffusion facilitator family transporter, whose translation is MSESLQKKAFKNQWHFPHYTNERRMRVVVVITAITMVAEIWYGHHSRSMALLADGWHMASHVFAMGLTWIVYVVSRRNTASKKYFFKQEKLLALSGFTSAIALLAVAIIMAIESASRLLNPLPINFSEALFVESIGLIVNVICTFFLHHDKSQSDHNIRAAYIHILADAVSGLGAIIALTLGLLYHLFFFDAMSGIISAFIITRWSLRLIKDAGGELIDFKKSDKTENRN